One genomic window of Solanum dulcamara chromosome 12, daSolDulc1.2, whole genome shotgun sequence includes the following:
- the LOC129876784 gene encoding probable protein phosphatase 2C 55 translates to MAACLSSLGHDQYSSNNFDELFNLPRYKRYYDFSSYQVNDHLENHSNKRFKFSHDDVPSFKKVLDDNVEKKVLEFSSNKLPCLKMVAGSLYIPKDNPKKPLGEDAHFIHEVYQTIGVADGVGGWAQHGIDAGIYARELMKNSLIATDNEPTKGHVNPKRVLEEAYKNTKPEGSSTACIITLNSEKSTIVAANVGDSGFFLTRKEKIIYKSPIQQRGSFGCPYQLGNCRDNPSVAQEMELNVEKDDILMIGTDGMLDNMNESEIEEIVRRAIDEKLKAKELAKKIGNIALYNSFDRFADTPYARASKGRHKGGRIDDITVIVAYIQ, encoded by the coding sequence ATGGCTGCATGCTTATCATCATTAGGTCATGATCAATATTCTTCCAACAATTTTGATGAACTTTTCAACCTGCCACGCTACAAGAGGTACTACGACTTTTCTTCTTATCAAGTTAATGATCATCTGGAAAATCACAGCAACAAGAGATTCAAATTTAGTCATGATGATGTTCCATCATTCAAGAAAGTACTGGATGACAACGTTGAAAAGAAAGTACTCGAATTTAGTAGCAACAAATTACCATGTCTAAAAATGGTAGCTGGATCTTTATACATACCCAAAGACAATCCAAAGAAGCCGCTAGGTGAAGATGCACACTTCATCCATGAAGTATACCAAACTATTGGTGTCGCTGATGGCGTTGGTGGTTGGGCTCAACATGGGATTGACGCTGGAATATACGCGAGAGAGCTTATGAAGAATTCACTTATCGCTACAGATAATGAACCGACGAAAGGTCACGTGAACCCTAAAAGGGTTCTTGAAGAAGCATACAAAAACACAAAGCCCGAAGGATCGTCTACAGCTTGTATTATAACCCTCAACTCGGAAAAAAGTACTATAGTTGCTGCTAATGTTGGCGATAGTGGATTTTTCCTAACCAGAAAggagaaaattatatataagtCGCCGATACAACAACGGGGATCATTTGGATGTCCGTATCAATTGGGAAACTGCAGGGATAATCCTAGCGTTGCTCAGGAGATGGAATTAAACGTCGAAaaagatgatattttgatgattgGAACGGACGGGATGCttgataatatgaatgaaagtGAAATTGAGGAAATTGTTCGGAGAGCGATCGATGAGAAGTTGAAGGCAAAGGAGTTGGCTAAGAAAATTGGAAACATTGCATTGTACAACTCATTCGATAGATTTGCAGATACACCATATGCAAGAGCATCTAAGGGACGACATAAAGGAGGAAGAATTGATGATATTACTGTTATTGTTGcttatatacaataa